The DNA region TTACAATTCGAAAAAATTCCCTTTCAGAAATTTTACAATTATTTTTCGAATTAAAAATTTCAATCAGATTTTGTTCGCGACTTTTCAAAACTACCACTTGCGAATCCACTTTTGGCGGCGGTGTAAATAACTCTCGTGGTACAAATTGGCCAAGTTCGCAATTCGCATAGATCTGTGAGGCGATTGATAAAACACTTAAATCGCCAGATTTCGCACAAATTCTCTCAGCAACTTCTTTTTGTACCAAAAGTGCGGCAATACTTGGTTTATTATCGCTAGTAAGTAATTTTTCAACAATTTTTGAAGTAATATAATACGGTACGTTTGCGGCAACTTTATAATTTTTTGGCAATTTTGAAAGATCGAAATCCAAAAAATCCGTATTTTTTACGGTTAAATTTTTCCCTGGGAATTGCGCTGGTAGTTTTTTTGCCAAATTTTCATCAAACTCGATTGAGAGAACTTCACCATCTTTACCTGCAAATTTTAAAAGTGAAGAAGTTAAAGTTCCGAGCCCAGGGCCGATTTCAAGTACAAAATCACCATTTTTAATTTCAGCTTCTTCTGCAATCCCATCTAGAACAATCCTATCTCGCAACCAGTGCTGACCAAGTGATTTATTATTTTTTAAGTTTAAATTTTCGCTATTTTTAGCTTTTTTCGAAAACTTTTTACCAGATTTTTGATTAAATTTCAAATTTGCCACTAATACCAACCCTTTGCTTTTTTATGGGCGTAAGCATTTTGCCAGCTTCCATAGCGACCAAGCACATAAGAATTCATCCACTTAAGCTGCGTAATTGGGTTTGTTTGCCAGTCAGCTCCGGCTGAAGCCATTTTCGAACCAGGTAAAGCTTGCGGAATGCCATAAGCTCCGCTTGATCTGTTTGTTGCGTTAACTCGCCAACCAGATTCTTGACCGATAATTGCATTTGCAATTCCGTGGTCGCTTGAAGAAATTCCTGCGGCACTCAACCAATCACTGTGCGAGCCAGCTGGTAAGTTCACTTTTGTGCCGATAATCTCAACTTGTTTTTTAGCCGGTTTAATTTCTGTCTCATTAATTTTTTTGCGTGAAACTTCTTTTCCATTTTGCATTTCAATTTCATAAGTTACGCTTTTCGAGCCTTTTTCTCCAGCTTCTTTTATTTCTTTGTAGCTAGAATCTTTATTCGCATCTTTAATTATTTCGGTTGAGAAAGCAACTTCTTCTTCGGTTGTAATTGTTTGCTTACCGTTTCGCCAAATTCGAAAACTCAAACCATTCGAAATTACGGTTTTTTTATCAATTGAAATTCCGTCATCTTTTGTGAGCGATATACTCTTTTCTTTTAAGAAATCTTCTACGGTTTTGCTCTGTGTTCGAAAACTTTCGATTTTGCCAAAAAGTTCAACCGAAATCTCTTTTGCTCGTGTAATTTTTAATGAGTTTGTTGTTCCATCTTCAAGAATGCTGCTGGATTGTTCGAAGGCAACTTTATCTTCATCATGAATTTTAATTCCAGATTTTTGAACAATCTGCCGTGAGGTTTGTGCGGCGGTCATTACTTTTATTTTTGAATCACCATCTTCAATGATTACTGGTTTTGCGCGATAAATATTTACGCTATATTCCGCGCCTGTTAGTTCGCCATCAAGGCTTGGCTCAACTGTATCATCTTTCGAAAAACTAATTTTTTGCGCATTTAATGCTTCTCGAACTGTTTTCGCATTAGTTTTAAAAGAAAATTTTTGGCCATTTTCGAAAACAGTTAAAATTTTGTTTCCCTCGCCGCTGGCTTTGGCGGAATTTCGCCCAGCAACTGCAAAAATGTTTAATAAAAGTAAAAATCCAAGCGAAGCAAATCCCGCGATTAGAAGTTGTTTTTTATAAAAATAAATTGGTTGTAAAACTCGCATTATTAAATCTATTTTAGCAAATAAAATTCGAAAGGTCAAATTTTTAGAGCTTTTCAAGGCGTGCAAATTCAGCATTTAATTTGCGAATTTTGCCATTTTCGAACTGAATCTCAATTGCCATTCCATCGATTTCGAGCACTTTCCCTACACCGAAAGCTGGACTTTTTACGCGGTCGCCAATTTGTAATCCTGCTTCATCATAATAAAAATCATCAAAAGAAACTTCTTGGCTAAAATCATCTTCGTAATCATCTGAAAAATTATTCCATCCGCTAAAATCTTTTTTCGGCAATTCCAGCTCAGCATCTGTAATGAATCGGCTCGGGCTTGAATAATTCCTTTGCCCAAAAACTGCTCGCGATTCGGCGTAGCTTAAAATTAATTCTTCTCTAGCGCGTGTCATTCCCACGTAGCAAAGGCGGCGTTCCTCTTCTAGATCATCTTCGCCTGCATCAAAAACTCGGCTGTGTGGAAAGATTCCTTCTTCCATTCCAGCAAGAAATACAACTGGAAATTCCAAACCTTTTGCTGAGTGAAGTGTCATTAAGTTTACTTCGTCGCCACTTTGCGCATCGCTTGAACTCATCAGTGCTGCATCCTCCAAAAAACTTGCTAAATCTGCGTAGTTTTTTGCTTCACTCACTAATGTGGAAAGATATTCACTGCGTTCGGTTGCTTCGTTTTCGGTTAGTTTTTCGTTCTTACCATAATTTGTCCGCTCTAAAATTCGTTCGATAATTTCGCTCGGGTTTGAAGAATTTTCGCTTAAAATTTGACATTCTCTAAAAATTTCACCCAAATTTTCTAAAGATTTTCGCGCCCGCGTTGCTAAAGTTGAAAGTTCGCTTGCTTGAAGTAGGCTTGAAATCAAATCTAAACCATTCGAACTTTGCCAGTCCAAGAATTTCGAAAGGCTCACCGCGCCCAAACCGCGTGCCGGTACGTTCACAATTCGCTCAAAAGCCACACGATCGAGTGGATTATAAATCACTCGCAAATAAGCTAAAATATCTTTAATTTCCTTGCGGTCATAAAAACGTGTTCCGCCAAAAATTTTATACGGAATTTGAAAACGAATCATCGCTTTTTCGAAATTATAACTTTGTGCATTTGTGCGATAAAGAATTGCAAAATCGCTAAATTTTCGTGCGCCAACAGTTTTGAAACTAAAAATCTGGCCTGCGATTTTTGCTGCTTCCTCGCTTTCATCTCGTGCACTTTGTACTAAAACTGGCTCACCTTTGCCGAGTTCGGTAAAGAGTTTTTTATCGGTTCGGTTGTGGTTTTTTGAAATCACATTGTGTGCGGCGTTTAAGATATTTTCAGTTGAGCGATAATTTTGTTCTAATTTTATCACTTTTGCACCTTTGTAATCGCGTTCAAAATTTAAAATATTCGTAAAATCTGCCCCACGCCAAGAATAAATACTCTGCCAATCATCGCCGACCACGCAAATATTTTGATCAGTATTTACAATCATTTTAATAATTGCATATTGCGCGGCGTTAGTATCTTGATACTCGTCAATCAAAATATGCTTAAATTTATTTTGCCAAAATTCACGAACTTCTTTATTTTGTTGAAGTAGTTTTACCGTTTCGAAAAGTAAATCATCAAAATCTAAAGCGTTAGCTTTGTTTCGTTCTTCTTCATAACGCAAGAAAATTTCAGCCACTTTTTGTTCAAAACCCCAATTTGCACCATTCGAAAATTCTTCGGCCGTTAAAAGCTGGTTTTTAGCGTTCGAAATTGCGCTTGAAACACTTTGTGGCTTTAAGCTTTTTTCATCGATTTTCAGATCTTTCATTATTTTTTTAATTAAATTCCGGCGGTCGTCTTCGTCATAAATTACGAAATTATTTGCAACGCCAATCGCCTCGCCTTTGAGCCGCAAAATCTTCACACAAATTCCATGAAAAGTTCCCATCCAAGGCATAAAAAAACGGTCATTCGCATCACGTTCGAGTAATTCAGCTAGGCGCTCTCGCATTTCACGTGCGGCTTTGTTAGTAAAAGTTACCGCCAAAATTGCCTCGCTCGGTGTTCCGTGCGCAATTATATTCGCAATTCGGTGCGTTAAGGTTTTGGTTTTTCCACTTCCCGCACCTGCCAAAATTAGCATTGGCCCACTTAATGTCTCCACCGCTTCTTTTTGGTTTTTATTTAATCCTGCCGTAATTTCCATTTTTTGATTATAGCAAATTTTCTTTTAAATTTCCATTTTTTTCGAAAATATGCTAAAATATCTTTATGAAAAATCACGCTTATTCTGATAAAAATCTTGAAGAATTTTTGCAAAAACATTTTGGTGTTAATTTTGGAATTGAAGAAGTTATTTTGCGTAATCTTTCGGTTGGATATTCAGCCGAAGCTACAATTTTCAAAAGCAAAAAAGGTCGTGTTTATGCTTTTATTTCGCTTGAAGCTCGTGCAACTTTGGGCGATATTCAATATATTCTTTCAAAAATGAACTTAAAACCAGCTTTTTTCTTTCCGCCAAGCGGTTTCGAAAACTATTTTTATGACCGTGCTAAGGTGCAATTCTTAGAAGTATTTCCGGGGCGCCACGATGTAAAAGATGAAGAGCTGCGATATTACAAAAAACGCGTGCTTTATAACCCCGCCCTTGTTGAAATTTCTGAAATTCGCGATGGTGAAATTCGCTGTTTTAATGCTGATTCTATTGGTTCGTGGCGAACAGCTCAAAGGTATTCGTACAAAAAAATTTTAATGAAATAAATTAAAATTGTGGAAAACTAAAAAATCCTCAAAAAAATGCTTGCAAAATTATTATGCTTATGTTTTAATGGTTGCATACGGACAGACCGTAAATAAAAATAACAATAATAATCGTTCATTAGAAAGGTGGATTTTCAGTATGAACTCAATTAATAAAAATAATAAAAAAGGTTTCACAATCATCGAAGTTGTGCTTGTGCTTGCCATTGCCGGACTTATCTTCTTGATGGTATTCCTAGCGCTACCTGCTCTACAACGAAGCCAACGAGATACGCAACGAAAGAATGATGCTTCACGATTGCGCGCAGCAGTAACAGACTACACTTCAAACAACCGAGGAAAATTGCCTTGGGATGGAGCAGCTCCAAAGCCTGATTTTATTAGTAAATATATCACAACAAATAATACAACAACATTTAATGATCCTTCAACAAACTCTCAATATACAATTGCAACTGCTACTGGAGCTACAGATGCTCCAACTGCACTTGGACAAATGAAGGTTTCCAACAACGCTAAATGTGGTACAGACGGAGCTATCGTAGCTGGTAATGGAATCGCTGTTTCTGTAAAAACTGAAAATGGCGTTGCAAACTGCGTTGAAGGTTAGTATTTAATCTATAAAACTTAATTAAATAACTCTCTTCGGGGAGTTATTTAATTTTGCGAAAGTATTCTATTGGCTTAATAGTAAGTTTGTTTTAGCACTATTGGATGCTGAGAAGTATTTTACACCACAATAAAAAAACGGCTTCCTTAACGAAAAGCTGTTTTTTTTATTAAGATTATATCTAGTTATTTACGCAGTAGGATCCACCAGCTTCTAGAATTATTCGAAGGGCTACTTTACCATTGCTTCCTTCTTCTATTCTTACTCCATTTGGCTGTGATGGATCACATATTCCATTTGCTGACCATTCAATAGCTATAACTTCTGCATAGTCATCATATTCCATTTTTTGTGGAGTTCTGTCGAACACTGCATAGTTTCGTCCGCTTGGATCCTTCATCTCCTCGCCATCTTTGAATAAATAATTTTTTATAAATCCTGTTGCACCACTATCTTTATTTGGGAAATCTCCTAAAGTTCTTTCTCCGTGATTAGATGGTAACTTTCCTTTATTAGCGGCTCTATATTCATTTACTGCTGCTAGTATTTTACTTAGGTCATTCTTTCGTTGCGTATCTCGTTGGCTTCGTTGTAGAGCAGGTAGCGCTAGGAATACCATCAAGAAGATAAGTCCGGCAATGGCAAGCACAAGCACAACTTCGATGATTGTGAAACCTTTTTTATTATTTTTATTAATTGAGTTCATACTGAAAATCCACCTTTCTAATGAACGATTATTATTGTTATTTTTATTTACGGCCTATACGTATGCAACCATTAAAACATAAGCAAGATAAAAAATCAATATCTTTAAATATTTTATTGATTTTTAATTTCTAGAATAATTAAGTTTTCAATATGTGGCGTTCGTGGAAAGAAATTATAGCCACGGGCATAAATTATCTTATATTTTTTACTCAGAATTGCTATATCGCGTGCTTGCGTTGTTGGGTTGCAGCTCAAATAAATCACTCTTTCTGGTTCTGTCTCAAGAATCTTTTCACAAACTTCACGGTTCATTCCAGCTCGTGGTGGATCAACAATTAAATTTGCTCCTTTTTTAATGAAGTCTAAAGCTTTTTCACTTGGTGAAAAGATGGCTTTTGCAGTTTTTTCTCGCCCAAGCTTTGTGATATTTCTTTGCATTTCTTTGACTGCTGGTTCGTTAATTTCAACTAAAGTTAAATCGCCCGCACCAATTGTGAGACCAATTGAGCCTACGCCAGAGTATAAATCAACTGTTGGTTTTGAAATATCGATGAATTTCTTCATATCGCGCAAAGCCTGTTCATAAACTGGTAAGTTTATCTGGAAAAAGCTCTCAGTTGCATAATTAAAATTCACGCCAAGAACTGAATCCTGTAAATTTTCTTGGTTTTGGCTTTGAATCTTTTTAGTTATTACGCTGGCTGGCGATTTTGGGTTTGAAAAAATAATCTCAAAATTTTTAAATCCAAGGCTAGTTATTTCTTCTTTCGAAAATAGCTTAAACCTCTCATCTTTTACATAAAGTTGGGCTGAAATTTCACCTTTTTGGTTCGCGCGAATCAATAAAGTCTTCAAATCTCGACTTGCAGTTTTTCTATCTCGTAAAATTGCAAGCACTTTTTGGCCTGCTTGGTTAATTTCTGATGTAGCTAAACTTGTACCAAAAACTGGGATTTTTCCTTTTCCTCCACGCTTAAAAAATGCTAAACTTGGCTCGCCATCATTTTCATTTTCTTCAGATTTTTCCCACCAAAATGAAAACTCCACTTTATTACGATATTCAAAAATTTTACCATCAGAATAAAAATCTTCTTGGTTTTTGAGTTCAATTTTTTCTTGGTGAAAGCTTTCAAAAATTAGTTCTTGTTTGATTTTTTGTTCGAAATCGAAGTTAAAAATCTGCCATGGGCTGGTTGAAAGAAAACTCTCCTTATCTTTCGGCTCAATTCTCTCGGGCGAATTTTCGAAAATTTCAACCGCAAAACCCTCTATAAAACTCGATTTACTTTTTGTAATTTGAATTTTTGCGGTTTCATTTGGTAAGACTCCCCACGCAAAGATTTTTTTTCCATTTTTAAGCGTACCTAAGGCTTGCCCGCCAGGTGTAATTTTATCAAATTTAGCTATTTCGAACTTAATTTTCCGTGCCATAATTATTCTATTTTATCAGAATTTTGCCAAAAACGCCATATCTCTAACCACTCTTCACCCTTCAATTCGCTTGGCTTTTTAGTTTTAAATTTTGGTTGGCAATTTTTTTTATAAAATTCTGGCACGGCAAACATTTTTTCAATAAAATCATTAAAAATTGGCTGTTCTTCTTTCGAAATTAGTGGAGTTTCTCGCCGTTTCATTTCGAAAAATACGGTTTCAACGGCTGGTGGTGGTGTAAAATCAGATTTTTGAAGAGGTTTTTTAATTTTACTTTCAAAAAACGGAAATGTTTTTACACCAAGCGCAGAAGTGAAATTTTTATCGCTCACAATTAGTTTGCGGGTGAATTGTTTTTGTAAAATTAAATAAATGCTTTTTGGTGAATTTTGAGCAACTGTAAGCTTTTGGATAATCGGCGAACTTAAATGGAAAGGAATGTTTGCACAAACTTTGTAATTTTTTGGTAATTTCGAAAGATTGAAGTGCAAAAAATCTGCACATAAAACTTCAACATTCTCTAAATTTTTAGTGTTATTTTGAAGTTTTTTGAAAGTTCCGCGGTCAAATTCAATTGCTAAAACTTGTGCAGATTTTTTGCTAAGAGCATAAGTAAAAACACCACTTCCAGCACCTATGTCTAGCGTAAAATCTCGCTTT from Candidatus Saccharimonas sp. includes:
- a CDS encoding methyltransferase domain-containing protein, which produces MARKHRISQNFLRSPRIALMLVGHSNIRKRDFTLDIGAGSGVFTYALSKKSAQVLAIEFDRGTFKKLQNNTKNLENVEVLCADFLHFNLSKLPKNYKVCANIPFHLSSPIIQKLTVAQNSPKSIYLILQKQFTRKLIVSDKNFTSALGVKTFPFFESKIKKPLQKSDFTPPPAVETVFFEMKRRETPLISKEEQPIFNDFIEKMFAVPEFYKKNCQPKFKTKKPSELKGEEWLEIWRFWQNSDKIE
- the rsmA gene encoding 16S rRNA (adenine(1518)-N(6)/adenine(1519)-N(6))-dimethyltransferase RsmA is translated as MKFNQKSGKKFSKKAKNSENLNLKNNKSLGQHWLRDRIVLDGIAEEAEIKNGDFVLEIGPGLGTLTSSLLKFAGKDGEVLSIEFDENLAKKLPAQFPGKNLTVKNTDFLDFDLSKLPKNYKVAANVPYYITSKIVEKLLTSDNKPSIAALLVQKEVAERICAKSGDLSVLSIASQIYANCELGQFVPRELFTPPPKVDSQVVVLKSREQNLIEIFNSKNNCKISEREFFRIVKAGFAAKRKKIAKSLSANLAISKERTTEILEKCEISPDLRAQDLKIEEWLKISKIFYSK
- a CDS encoding DUF348 domain-containing protein, which codes for MRVLQPIYFYKKQLLIAGFASLGFLLLLNIFAVAGRNSAKASGEGNKILTVFENGQKFSFKTNAKTVREALNAQKISFSKDDTVEPSLDGELTGAEYSVNIYRAKPVIIEDGDSKIKVMTAAQTSRQIVQKSGIKIHDEDKVAFEQSSSILEDGTTNSLKITRAKEISVELFGKIESFRTQSKTVEDFLKEKSISLTKDDGISIDKKTVISNGLSFRIWRNGKQTITTEEEVAFSTEIIKDANKDSSYKEIKEAGEKGSKSVTYEIEMQNGKEVSRKKINETEIKPAKKQVEIIGTKVNLPAGSHSDWLSAAGISSSDHGIANAIIGQESGWRVNATNRSSGAYGIPQALPGSKMASAGADWQTNPITQLKWMNSYVLGRYGSWQNAYAHKKAKGWY
- a CDS encoding type II secretion system GspH family protein, which produces MNSINKNNKKGFTIIEVVLVLAIAGLIFLMVFLALPALQRSQRDTQRKNDLSKILAAVNEYRAANKGKLPSNHGERTLGDFPNKDSGATGFIKNYLFKDGEEMKDPSGRNYAVFDRTPQKMEYDDYAEVIAIEWSANGICDPSQPNGVRIEEGSNGKVALRIILEAGGSYCVNN
- a CDS encoding type II secretion system GspH family protein, with product MNSINKNNKKGFTIIEVVLVLAIAGLIFLMVFLALPALQRSQRDTQRKNDASRLRAAVTDYTSNNRGKLPWDGAAPKPDFISKYITTNNTTTFNDPSTNSQYTIATATGATDAPTALGQMKVSNNAKCGTDGAIVAGNGIAVSVKTENGVANCVEG
- a CDS encoding UvrD-helicase domain-containing protein, with amino-acid sequence MTAGLNKNQKEAVETLSGPMLILAGAGSGKTKTLTHRIANIIAHGTPSEAILAVTFTNKAAREMRERLAELLERDANDRFFMPWMGTFHGICVKILRLKGEAIGVANNFVIYDEDDRRNLIKKIMKDLKIDEKSLKPQSVSSAISNAKNQLLTAEEFSNGANWGFEQKVAEIFLRYEEERNKANALDFDDLLFETVKLLQQNKEVREFWQNKFKHILIDEYQDTNAAQYAIIKMIVNTDQNICVVGDDWQSIYSWRGADFTNILNFERDYKGAKVIKLEQNYRSTENILNAAHNVISKNHNRTDKKLFTELGKGEPVLVQSARDESEEAAKIAGQIFSFKTVGARKFSDFAILYRTNAQSYNFEKAMIRFQIPYKIFGGTRFYDRKEIKDILAYLRVIYNPLDRVAFERIVNVPARGLGAVSLSKFLDWQSSNGLDLISSLLQASELSTLATRARKSLENLGEIFRECQILSENSSNPSEIIERILERTNYGKNEKLTENEATERSEYLSTLVSEAKNYADLASFLEDAALMSSSDAQSGDEVNLMTLHSAKGLEFPVVFLAGMEEGIFPHSRVFDAGEDDLEEERRLCYVGMTRAREELILSYAESRAVFGQRNYSSPSRFITDAELELPKKDFSGWNNFSDDYEDDFSQEVSFDDFYYDEAGLQIGDRVKSPAFGVGKVLEIDGMAIEIQFENGKIRKLNAEFARLEKL